The following are encoded together in the Pedobacter steynii genome:
- the ftsZ gene encoding cell division protein FtsZ, which yields MQFEMLKDKSSIIKVIGVGGGGGNAVNHMYRQGITGVDFIICNTDAQALEFSPIPNKVQLGASLTEGMGAGSIPEVGKNSAIENIDDIKQMLGSTTKMLFITAGMGGGTGTGASPIIAKAAKELDILTVAIVTTPFAFEGKRRKMQANDGLDELKKYVDSYLVISNDRLREIFGNLTLGSAFAQADDILTTAAKGIAEIITVPGYINVDFKDVRTVMKDSGVSIMGSFACDGENRALNAVEGALASPLLKDNEIEGARYILLNISSGLREVTMDEVTIITDYIQDKAGLSADLIWGNCIDENLEDKLSVTIIATGFQTTEQRDEEKKNVKKISLLTPEEAPLVKPIEAVNSFIAPKPEAVSNEPVMKAKEEIKQSDLFGDLYGNNKRKMEDPENGIVRHTLVEEEASASESQEPAFEFEIKVAETDFVFEKPEAVFNNDVEPLKQEVQETGADDDKSDESIEDQLKKSKERILRLKDLSMKLRTSNGLQELENEPAYKRKQMQLQQVQHSSESQVSRFTLSNDEDGSTEIRPNNSFLHDNVD from the coding sequence ATGCAGTTCGAAATGTTAAAAGATAAGTCATCAATCATCAAGGTAATTGGTGTTGGTGGCGGTGGTGGTAATGCGGTAAACCATATGTACCGTCAGGGAATTACAGGAGTAGACTTTATTATTTGTAATACAGATGCGCAAGCATTGGAGTTTAGTCCGATCCCTAATAAAGTGCAATTGGGCGCAAGCCTAACGGAAGGAATGGGTGCAGGCTCAATCCCCGAGGTTGGAAAAAATTCTGCTATTGAAAATATAGATGACATCAAACAAATGCTGGGAAGCACCACTAAGATGTTGTTTATAACAGCCGGAATGGGGGGTGGTACCGGAACTGGTGCAAGCCCGATCATTGCAAAAGCAGCTAAAGAATTAGACATATTAACAGTGGCTATCGTGACTACGCCTTTTGCTTTTGAAGGTAAGAGACGTAAGATGCAGGCCAATGATGGTTTAGATGAGCTGAAGAAATATGTGGATTCGTACCTGGTAATTTCGAACGACAGGTTACGTGAGATCTTTGGTAACCTTACCCTGGGATCTGCTTTCGCACAGGCCGACGATATCTTAACTACTGCCGCAAAAGGAATTGCTGAAATCATTACTGTACCGGGATATATCAACGTGGATTTTAAAGATGTGCGTACCGTGATGAAAGACAGCGGTGTATCTATCATGGGTAGTTTTGCCTGTGATGGTGAAAACAGAGCTTTAAATGCTGTGGAGGGTGCTTTAGCTTCTCCGTTATTGAAAGATAATGAGATTGAAGGTGCCAGATATATTTTGTTAAATATCAGTTCAGGGTTACGTGAAGTAACGATGGATGAGGTAACTATCATTACTGATTATATTCAGGATAAAGCAGGTCTTTCTGCAGACCTGATCTGGGGTAACTGTATTGATGAAAACCTGGAAGATAAATTATCGGTAACGATTATTGCTACAGGATTCCAGACTACGGAGCAACGTGATGAAGAGAAAAAAAATGTAAAAAAGATTTCTTTGCTCACGCCTGAGGAGGCTCCACTGGTAAAACCTATAGAAGCAGTGAACTCTTTTATTGCACCTAAACCTGAAGCGGTTTCAAACGAGCCGGTCATGAAGGCAAAGGAAGAAATTAAGCAATCTGATCTTTTTGGTGACCTTTACGGAAACAATAAAAGAAAAATGGAAGATCCTGAAAACGGGATCGTAAGACATACTCTGGTGGAAGAAGAAGCTTCGGCATCTGAAAGTCAGGAACCTGCTTTTGAATTTGAAATCAAAGTTGCAGAGACTGATTTTGTATTTGAAAAACCAGAAGCAGTATTTAATAATGATGTTGAGCCCCTGAAGCAGGAAGTGCAGGAGACGGGTGCTGATGATGATAAAAGCGATGAATCTATTGAAGATCAGCTGAAAAAATCTAAAGAGAGAATTTTAAGGTTGAAAGACCTGAGTATGAAACTGAGAACCAGCAATGGTTTACAGGAATTAGAGAATGAACCTGCTTACAAACGTAAACAGATGCAATTGCAGCAAGTTCAGCATTCTTCTGAATCTCAGGTTTCAAGGTTTACTTTGAGTAATGATGAGGACGGATCTACAGAGATCAGACCTAACAATTCATTCTTACATGATAATGTTGACTAA
- a CDS encoding aminotransferase class I/II-fold pyridoxal phosphate-dependent enzyme, giving the protein MDIFDKVAKRMGPIGQHQKWSHGYFSFPKLEGDIAPHMNFRGKEHLVWSLNNYLGLANHPEVRKADQQGATDFGMAYPMGARMMSGNSKYHEQMEQELATFVGKPDAFLLNYGYQGMVSIIDCLVDRNDVIVYDAESHACIIDGLRLHMGKRFVYQHNDIESARKQLERATKLVEQTGGGILLITEGVFGMSGAQGKLKELIELKKDFDFRLLIDDAHGFGTMGPTGAGTHEAQDCIDGVDIYFGTFAKSMAGIGAFVASTEELTNFFRYNMRSQTFAKALPMPMVIGLLKRLELLKNSPELRERLWNIATTLQKGLRARGFDLGVTNTMVTPVFLKGELLEATALTMDLRENYGIFCSIVVYPVIPKGLIELRLIPTAVHTLEDVQRTLDAFSEVSDKLKSGYYKENQFSMA; this is encoded by the coding sequence TTGGATATTTTTGATAAAGTAGCAAAGCGCATGGGCCCGATTGGTCAGCACCAAAAATGGTCACATGGATATTTCTCTTTTCCTAAATTAGAAGGAGATATCGCGCCTCACATGAATTTTCGTGGGAAAGAACATTTAGTTTGGAGTTTAAACAATTATTTAGGCTTAGCGAACCATCCGGAAGTAAGGAAAGCAGATCAGCAGGGAGCAACGGATTTTGGTATGGCTTATCCTATGGGTGCCAGGATGATGTCGGGAAACTCTAAGTACCATGAACAAATGGAGCAGGAACTTGCCACTTTTGTTGGAAAACCGGATGCCTTTTTGTTAAACTATGGCTATCAGGGAATGGTATCGATCATTGACTGCCTGGTAGACAGAAATGACGTTATCGTTTACGATGCAGAGTCTCATGCCTGTATCATAGATGGCTTACGTTTGCATATGGGAAAACGTTTTGTATATCAGCATAATGATATTGAGAGTGCCCGTAAGCAACTGGAGCGTGCTACTAAATTAGTAGAGCAAACCGGTGGGGGAATCCTTTTAATTACTGAAGGTGTTTTTGGAATGTCAGGGGCACAGGGTAAATTAAAAGAACTGATTGAATTAAAAAAAGATTTTGATTTCCGTCTGTTGATCGATGATGCACATGGTTTTGGCACTATGGGACCAACGGGAGCAGGTACCCATGAAGCACAGGATTGTATTGATGGAGTAGATATATATTTTGGTACTTTTGCCAAGTCTATGGCTGGAATTGGTGCTTTCGTTGCTTCTACTGAGGAATTAACGAATTTTTTCCGTTATAACATGCGTTCACAGACTTTTGCAAAAGCTTTACCAATGCCAATGGTAATTGGCTTGCTGAAACGCCTGGAACTGCTTAAAAATAGTCCTGAATTAAGAGAACGGTTGTGGAATATAGCGACTACCCTTCAAAAAGGTCTTAGAGCACGGGGATTCGATTTAGGAGTAACTAATACAATGGTAACACCTGTATTCTTAAAAGGCGAATTATTGGAAGCTACTGCATTAACGATGGACCTTCGTGAGAACTACGGCATCTTCTGTTCAATTGTAGTGTATCCGGTGATCCCTAAGGGACTAATTGAGTTAAGATTGATCCCAACTGCCGTGCATACTCTGGAAGATGTACAGCGTACATTAGATGCCTTCAGTGAGGTGTCAGATAAACTTAAAAGCGGTTATTACAAAGAGAACCAATTCTCTATGGCTTAA
- a CDS encoding histone H1: protein MKKFNEAKELVAALEADADKFYNKANSAAGTRVRKGMQDLKNLAQAIRLEVQETKNKATK from the coding sequence ATGAAAAAATTTAATGAAGCAAAAGAACTTGTTGCCGCTTTAGAAGCTGATGCAGACAAATTCTACAACAAAGCCAACAGTGCTGCAGGAACTCGTGTACGTAAAGGTATGCAAGATCTTAAAAACCTAGCTCAAGCTATTCGTTTGGAAGTTCAGGAAACTAAAAACAAAGCCACTAAATAA
- the dapA gene encoding 4-hydroxy-tetrahydrodipicolinate synthase: protein MNKFHGTGVAVVTPFNADGTVDYDGLKSLINYLVEGKVEYLVSLGTTGEASTLNKSEKKKIWEFTAEINNGRLPLVAGIGGNDTAEVAQSIKDFEVSGYDAILSASPYYNKPTQEGIYQHYKAVAEASALPILLYNVPGRTASNVSPETTCRLANDFKNIIGTKEASGNFDQFNQIMRDKPADFMLISGDDPVALPMISLGAVGVISVIGNALPKQLSDMIRLALKGDFKTAAPLHLNLIEFTRQMFAEGNPAGVKAALKQLGVCDDHVRLPLVKVSDELRQAIINETKRITA, encoded by the coding sequence ATGAATAAATTTCACGGAACAGGTGTAGCAGTGGTTACACCATTTAATGCAGACGGAACAGTAGATTATGACGGACTGAAAAGCCTCATCAATTACTTAGTCGAAGGAAAGGTAGAATACCTGGTATCTTTAGGTACCACAGGAGAAGCATCAACCCTGAATAAGAGTGAGAAGAAGAAGATCTGGGAATTTACTGCTGAAATAAACAATGGCCGTTTACCTCTTGTTGCTGGTATCGGAGGAAATGATACTGCCGAGGTTGCACAAAGCATAAAAGATTTTGAAGTGAGTGGTTATGACGCGATATTATCAGCCAGTCCATACTACAATAAGCCGACTCAGGAAGGCATTTATCAACATTATAAGGCAGTGGCAGAAGCCAGTGCACTACCGATTTTACTGTACAATGTACCAGGACGTACGGCTAGTAACGTAAGTCCGGAAACTACCTGTCGTTTGGCAAATGATTTTAAAAACATCATCGGGACAAAGGAGGCTTCCGGAAATTTCGACCAGTTTAACCAGATCATGAGAGATAAACCTGCGGATTTCATGCTGATCTCCGGAGATGACCCCGTAGCTTTACCAATGATTTCCCTGGGTGCTGTGGGTGTAATTTCTGTAATTGGAAATGCTTTACCAAAACAATTGTCTGATATGATCAGACTGGCTTTGAAGGGCGATTTCAAGACTGCTGCTCCATTACACCTGAACCTGATTGAATTTACTAGACAGATGTTTGCAGAAGGAAATCCGGCGGGTGTTAAAGCTGCCCTGAAACAATTGGGCGTTTGTGATGATCATGTGCGTCTACCATTGGTAAAGGTATCAGATGAATTACGTCAGGCTATCATTAATGAGACAAAAAGGATCACTGCTTAA
- the ligA gene encoding NAD-dependent DNA ligase LigA, which translates to MEIKDKMEALVKELNQHSYNYYVLAMPTIADYEFDKKLEELDKLEKEHPEFADPNSPTLKVGGDITKNFTTVPHRWPMLSLGNTYNEQDLRDFDDRIRKAIGDQFEYVCELKFDGLSISLTYENSKLIRAVTRGDGSKGDDVTTNIKTIRNIPHKLRNETIPPLFEIRGEIFMHRAAFDRLNKEREELGEIPYANPRNFAAGTVKMQDSKEVSKRPLDCFLYSLNTDKNYFKTHWESLQSLKEWGFNVCEHTKLSNSMDEVLSFIQYWEEARFKLSYEIDGIVIKVNSYAQQQELGFTAKSPRWAISYKYKAQEVETILEKVTYQVGRTGAVTPVANLKPVQLAGTTVKRATLHNANEIERLDLHEGDSVFVEKGGEIIPKIINVNLDKRKAGAVKVNYPTLCPECHTGLIRKEGEVAFYCPNDEACPPQIVGKIQHFISRKAMNIDGLGDETIETFYQRGLVAHISDLYTLHEKSDQLKTLERFGERSIENMLKGIEQSKQMPFEKVLFGLGIRYVGETVARKLAVGTKDIDKLTSASLEELVAIDEIGQRIAESIIEYFGTPEHLQQINLLKAYGLQFEVIEKEITLESDKLTGKTFVISGVFENYSREELKEMIENNGGKILSGISAKLNYLVAGDNMGPSKLEKANKLNVPLISVDDLLELLK; encoded by the coding sequence ATGGAGATAAAAGACAAAATGGAAGCCTTGGTTAAGGAGCTTAACCAACACAGTTACAATTATTATGTTCTGGCAATGCCTACCATTGCAGATTATGAATTTGATAAGAAGCTAGAGGAGTTAGACAAACTCGAAAAAGAGCACCCTGAGTTTGCTGACCCTAACTCTCCGACTTTAAAAGTTGGGGGAGATATCACCAAAAACTTTACTACTGTTCCCCACCGCTGGCCGATGCTTTCTTTAGGCAACACCTATAATGAGCAAGATCTTCGTGATTTCGACGATCGCATCAGAAAAGCCATTGGTGACCAGTTTGAATATGTTTGCGAATTGAAATTTGATGGTTTGTCTATCAGTCTTACTTACGAAAATTCCAAACTCATCAGGGCAGTAACCCGTGGTGATGGAAGTAAAGGTGATGATGTAACAACCAATATTAAAACCATCCGTAATATCCCTCATAAATTAAGGAACGAAACTATTCCTCCTCTTTTTGAAATCAGAGGGGAGATTTTTATGCACCGTGCAGCATTTGACCGGCTCAATAAGGAACGGGAAGAGCTTGGAGAGATCCCATATGCCAATCCCAGAAATTTTGCAGCAGGAACCGTTAAAATGCAGGATTCAAAGGAAGTCTCCAAACGCCCGTTGGATTGCTTCCTTTATTCTTTGAATACGGATAAGAATTATTTCAAAACCCATTGGGAGAGTTTACAGAGCCTCAAAGAATGGGGATTCAATGTTTGTGAACATACCAAACTCAGCAACAGTATGGATGAAGTACTCTCTTTTATTCAATACTGGGAAGAAGCACGATTTAAGTTGTCTTATGAGATAGATGGAATTGTGATCAAAGTAAACAGTTATGCCCAGCAGCAGGAACTTGGATTTACAGCAAAATCTCCCCGTTGGGCCATTTCCTATAAATACAAGGCCCAGGAAGTAGAGACCATTCTTGAAAAGGTAACTTATCAGGTAGGGCGCACCGGTGCAGTTACCCCTGTAGCCAACCTGAAGCCAGTTCAACTGGCCGGAACAACAGTAAAAAGGGCTACCCTGCATAATGCAAATGAAATTGAAAGACTAGACCTTCATGAAGGCGATAGCGTATTTGTTGAAAAAGGCGGAGAAATCATTCCAAAAATTATCAATGTCAATTTGGATAAACGGAAAGCCGGAGCGGTAAAAGTCAACTATCCTACACTTTGCCCTGAATGCCATACCGGCTTGATCAGAAAAGAAGGAGAAGTGGCTTTCTATTGCCCAAATGACGAAGCATGTCCACCACAGATTGTTGGCAAAATACAACATTTTATCAGTCGTAAGGCAATGAACATCGACGGACTGGGGGATGAAACCATAGAAACTTTTTATCAACGCGGTCTGGTTGCGCACATCAGCGATCTCTATACCTTGCATGAAAAGTCTGATCAATTGAAAACTCTGGAGCGCTTTGGTGAACGTTCCATTGAGAACATGCTCAAAGGGATTGAACAGTCCAAGCAAATGCCCTTCGAAAAAGTGCTTTTTGGATTGGGAATAAGGTATGTTGGCGAAACTGTTGCCCGAAAACTGGCCGTAGGAACTAAAGACATCGACAAACTAACCAGTGCAAGCCTGGAAGAGCTGGTAGCGATTGACGAAATTGGTCAAAGAATCGCAGAAAGTATCATTGAATATTTTGGAACACCGGAACATTTGCAACAAATTAACCTATTAAAAGCCTACGGATTGCAATTCGAAGTAATAGAAAAAGAAATTACACTGGAAAGTGACAAATTAACTGGAAAAACATTTGTAATTTCGGGAGTTTTTGAGAATTACAGTAGAGAAGAGCTCAAAGAAATGATAGAAAACAATGGGGGCAAGATATTAAGCGGTATTTCTGCAAAGCTTAATTACCTTGTTGCAGGTGATAACATGGGGCCTTCTAAATTGGAGAAAGCAAACAAACTAAATGTCCCCTTGATTTCTGTAGACGACCTATTAGAGTTATTGAAGTAA
- a CDS encoding ACP phosphodiesterase, which yields MNFLSHFYFERDNHDENMVIGVILPDLVKNAQKESNLYPLKEKHLFEADKYQLSILSGWEKHLEVDRIFHSSEFFKTQTNALKQLILPVFDEKSPVKPFFLAHIGLELVLDHLLTVKGAVSIPTFYEQLTLADKPALAHFLKNCGLNNTSTFFSFLEQFISSRYLFSYQKMENISYALNRICMRLWENPFTEVQLSLLTERLEAYKESIEPDYMEIFNGIEGMLPPLF from the coding sequence ATGAACTTTCTATCCCATTTCTATTTTGAACGAGACAACCATGATGAAAACATGGTAATTGGTGTCATTTTGCCAGATTTGGTTAAGAATGCACAGAAAGAAAGTAATCTCTATCCATTAAAAGAAAAGCATCTTTTTGAAGCCGATAAATATCAATTATCCATACTCAGCGGTTGGGAAAAACACCTGGAAGTAGACCGGATCTTCCATTCTTCTGAGTTTTTCAAAACTCAAACCAATGCTTTAAAACAACTCATATTACCCGTGTTTGATGAGAAGAGCCCTGTAAAGCCCTTTTTCCTAGCACACATAGGACTTGAACTTGTTCTTGATCACCTCCTTACCGTAAAGGGAGCAGTCAGTATTCCTACATTTTATGAGCAGTTAACACTAGCTGATAAACCAGCATTAGCTCATTTTTTAAAAAATTGCGGCTTGAATAACACCAGTACATTTTTCAGTTTCTTAGAACAATTCATATCCAGCAGGTACCTTTTCAGCTATCAAAAGATGGAAAATATTTCTTATGCGCTAAACCGCATCTGCATGCGCTTATGGGAAAATCCATTTACAGAAGTCCAGTTATCTTTGCTTACCGAAAGACTTGAAGCATATAAAGAATCTATTGAACCTGATTATATGGAGATTTTCAATGGCATAGAAGGTATGCTTCCTCCTTTATTCTGA
- the tyrS gene encoding tyrosine--tRNA ligase, giving the protein MTNFVEELRWRGMLQDIMPGTEEKLNEGMTSGYIGFDPTADSLHVGHLTQIMTLIHFQRAGHKPYALVGGATGMVGDPSGKSDERNLQTEDMVEHNLRGMKKQLSKFLKFEDAGNGAVMVNNNDWFKDMNLFTFIRDVGKHITVNYMMAKDSVKRRLDGDSGLSFTEFCYQLIQGFDFYYLWKHHNCLIQMGGSDQWGNIVTGTELIRRKDAGTAFAITTQLIKKADGTKFGKTESGAVWLDPEKTSPYKFYQFWLNASDDDTKKWIRIFTLKAKEEIEALETAHDEAPHLRILQKSLAEDITVRTHSSEALETAIKTSEFLFGNGSLEFFNTLSETQVLEIFEGIPQFRISKEELILGIDAATLLAEKSTVFSSKGEAKKLIQGGGVSVNKEKLKDAAEVISADQLLNDQFIIVQKGKKNYFLLIVN; this is encoded by the coding sequence ATGACCAATTTTGTTGAAGAATTACGCTGGAGAGGCATGTTGCAGGATATCATGCCTGGTACTGAAGAAAAATTAAATGAGGGAATGACGTCCGGGTATATTGGTTTTGATCCAACTGCAGATTCATTGCATGTTGGTCACCTGACCCAGATCATGACACTTATTCATTTTCAACGGGCAGGACATAAGCCTTATGCTCTGGTAGGTGGTGCAACAGGAATGGTTGGTGATCCTTCAGGTAAATCTGACGAAAGAAATCTTCAAACCGAGGATATGGTAGAACATAATCTTCGAGGAATGAAAAAACAACTTTCCAAGTTCCTGAAATTTGAAGATGCGGGTAATGGTGCAGTCATGGTAAATAACAATGACTGGTTTAAAGATATGAACCTGTTTACTTTTATCAGGGATGTCGGGAAACACATTACTGTAAATTATATGATGGCTAAGGACAGTGTGAAAAGACGTCTGGATGGTGATTCCGGTTTGTCTTTTACAGAGTTTTGCTATCAGTTGATTCAGGGGTTTGACTTTTACTATTTGTGGAAACATCATAATTGTCTCATTCAAATGGGTGGCTCAGATCAGTGGGGTAATATTGTTACCGGAACAGAATTGATCAGACGTAAAGACGCAGGTACTGCATTTGCAATTACGACCCAGTTGATAAAAAAAGCAGACGGAACTAAATTCGGTAAGACTGAAAGCGGTGCTGTTTGGTTAGATCCTGAGAAAACATCGCCTTATAAGTTCTATCAGTTTTGGTTAAATGCTTCTGATGATGATACCAAGAAGTGGATCCGGATCTTTACTTTAAAAGCTAAGGAAGAAATTGAGGCATTGGAAACGGCACATGATGAGGCCCCTCATCTGCGTATTTTGCAAAAATCATTGGCAGAAGATATTACGGTAAGGACGCACTCTTCGGAAGCATTGGAGACTGCAATTAAAACCTCTGAATTTTTATTCGGAAATGGGTCACTGGAATTTTTCAATACTTTGAGTGAAACACAGGTGCTGGAAATTTTTGAAGGGATTCCTCAGTTTCGGATTTCAAAAGAAGAATTAATTTTGGGTATTGACGCTGCTACCTTACTCGCTGAGAAATCAACTGTTTTTTCTTCTAAAGGAGAGGCAAAGAAATTAATTCAGGGTGGTGGCGTTTCGGTAAATAAAGAGAAGCTAAAAGATGCTGCGGAAGTTATTTCAGCAGATCAGCTGTTAAATGATCAGTTTATTATCGTTCAGAAAGGGAAGAAGAACTACTTCTTGTTGATCGTTAATTAG
- a CDS encoding acyl transferase has product MKDLIKQIFSISNHRQFEETCLKVFRHQASNCSIYKEYISHLRVKPEEISNSAQIPYLPISFFKTHEILSSTLPVEITFSSSGTTGMIQSKHLVTDLSIYDQSFTLAFEQFYGKIENTCFLALLPSYLERDGSSLIYMVDSLIRESKHQDSGYFLHNHEELYQKLDQLKAAGQKTILIGVTYALLDFIEKYQIDFPQLVVMETGGMKGKRKEMVREELHQLLQDGFGITDIHSEYGMTELLSQAYSKGKGIFDCPPWMKIYLRDTNDPLTLLSNNRSGGINVIDLANVNSCSFIATQDLGRLFPDGSFEVLGRFDNADIRGCNLLVQ; this is encoded by the coding sequence GTGAAGGATTTAATCAAGCAAATATTTTCTATCAGCAATCACAGGCAGTTTGAAGAAACCTGCCTGAAAGTATTCAGACATCAGGCCTCAAATTGTTCCATTTACAAGGAATACATTTCTCATCTCAGGGTTAAGCCTGAAGAGATCAGTAATTCCGCACAAATTCCTTATCTACCGATCAGTTTTTTTAAAACTCATGAAATATTAAGTAGTACGCTTCCTGTTGAAATCACATTCAGCAGTTCGGGTACTACAGGGATGATCCAAAGCAAACACCTGGTTACCGATCTTTCAATCTATGACCAGAGTTTTACCCTTGCTTTTGAGCAATTTTACGGGAAGATCGAAAACACCTGTTTCCTGGCCTTACTCCCCTCTTACCTTGAACGTGACGGCTCTTCTTTAATTTACATGGTGGATTCCCTGATAAGGGAGAGCAAACATCAGGACAGCGGGTACTTTCTTCATAACCATGAAGAACTATATCAAAAATTGGATCAACTAAAAGCTGCGGGTCAAAAAACCATTCTCATCGGAGTAACCTATGCCCTACTTGATTTCATCGAAAAATATCAGATTGATTTCCCTCAACTGGTAGTTATGGAAACGGGCGGAATGAAAGGAAAAAGAAAAGAAATGGTAAGAGAAGAATTACATCAGCTTTTACAAGATGGTTTTGGAATAACCGATATCCATAGTGAATATGGTATGACCGAGCTCCTTTCTCAGGCGTACTCCAAGGGCAAGGGCATTTTTGATTGTCCGCCATGGATGAAAATTTACCTGAGAGATACCAATGACCCTTTAACTTTGCTTAGCAATAACCGTAGTGGCGGGATCAATGTTATTGACCTCGCAAATGTTAACTCCTGCTCTTTTATCGCTACACAAGATCTTGGCCGTTTATTTCCTGATGGATCCTTTGAAGTATTGGGCCGGTTTGACAATGCCGATATCAGAGGCTGTAATCTATTGGTTCAATGA